The DNA sequence TATGGAAAATACTTGTTGAATAAACgtttaattaagttttatatCAGTGTGATTTTTGGATTGCTATGTGGCATGATGTTCCGTTATTGTCCCCATTCCTTACCTTCTTTGTATGCAGGATCAGGCTTCCAATGTTGACGTTCTTCTAACTGATGCTAATGGTGTTTTTCAATCAATCAAGGTTCGTACTTATTGTGTTTTCTATTAAATAAGATTAAACTAGGGTTGCTTTTTGGTGACTGCTCTTTGGCCTCATTAAGGTTGATGATAAGAAATTCAGCATAAAATCTGCACCCAACTTTTATTAGTTTCCCCCATATTCCTCAACCATTCTGCAATTTCAATTGAAACTGTCTTGTGCACATTTGATTCCCCGTCCTTCAATTTTGGCAGGCTCTAAGCCAAACTGATGGAAGATGGCGCTACAGCTCTGATAATCCAGAGTCTAGTACCTATGCTGCTGGTAATATTTTGCATGGATATTTGTTGATATTCAGAGCTTGTTTGTTTTTTGTTGGAGAAATAAtcacttttgaagattttcaacgTAAAAATGAGAAATCTGATATACAGAAAAGCTGCTTTGAGTAGATTCTGAGAAATAATGAGTGTGGTGGATGAGAGAGAATTTAAAAGAAGTTATGTTTatgattttataattataattaaaacataGAGATTAGTGTCTACCTACATGACATAAAAAATCTTGAAAATAATCAACTTTTATTAAatgtaaaattaaattttttgatcTTAAAATAAACAGTCTGGTAATTTTTCTCAATACATGTAAATTTTGTTGCTGAAGCTAGCATTTCGTGGTTCCTTCGAAAGATTTCAATCCTTATCATTTGTCTGTCCTGACATTAGAATCATCTATTGTGTTCACAGGATTAGCTCTCGAAGCTCTTGGTGGAGTGATTACACTTGCATCTTCTGAAATCGATCAGAGTAAGGTAAAGTTCTGGATCTCTGTAATAGTTGCTTCACTACTTCCCTATTATAAAGGTCATATAGTTGAGTAATAATTTCATACACTGACCAGAAATTCATGCATAGAATTGTGTTATACGCTGTATGTTATGGGACAAATTATGAAATGTGAATTTGTAGTTAAACTCACTGGTGCTTTTGCTGCAATTAGCTGAATATCTATTTTAGCCTCTGCTTCACATACTTATCTAGCTTTTAAATACTTCTTACCAACATACCTTTATATAGGAAATTATATCAATATCTTATATTTGCCCCATATTGGCAGGTCAATATAGTAAAAAATGGTATAGTGAAGCTATTTGACAGCATCGAGAAATATGGTATGTGGAGCTTTTTGCTTTTAACTCATTCTAAGTGATAGATATTAATGACTGTTTATAAACTTTGAATTATCTTGCATGGATTTAGTAGCAATAATGTCATGTTTGTTGCATTTTATTTCATTCCATCTTGTTTCTTATTTGGTTTACTTTGGGAGGAGGGGGGATTAAAAGTTAATTATGTTGCAGTCACCTCCTTAAGATCTAAGGTGATAATGTGTTACTGCAAGTGCAATAGGACCTTATAGTGTGTGACTGCAAGTGTACTAGAATTGATGGTTTCTCTTGGATTAACTGCCTCTGCCAGTTGCATGTAACAggaccttattattattattgataaacTTAGGCCCTGCTTTAAGAACTAAGTATCCCGAGGAGACACCACTTCGAATTGCTTAAATCTTAAAAGTCCTACAATTAAATTCTACTTGTCTTGTAGGGTTGAGATTTTTGCATGTTTTCAATTCTGTAGCACTGTTTGGTCCTGCAGAGTGCCAATTGACATCAAGTGACACAATTTTCTTGAAGCTCTTGTGCATTATGAACACTCTTTGCCCTGTTCCACCTGATGAAATTTGTTTCCCTAAAACTTATGTCTTGCGTAGACTATCCTGCCATTATTTACTTATCTTATCAGACTTATCTGAACATGTCATATTTCAGATGATGGAGCATTTTATTTTGATGAGAAATCTGTTAGAGGTTCTGAGCATCAAGGTTCACTTTCCACAACTTCTTCAGTTGTCCGAGGGGTTGCTGCATTTGCTACAGTAACTTCTGGGAAAATAAATGTGAGTAGCAAGCAAGGAAtttctatttaatttattaatatgttAGAATTTAATGTTAATATTTTGGCTTTGCATTTCCCAGCTTCCAGGGGATATAATTCTGGGTTTATCTAAGTTTTTCCTCGGCATTGGAATCCCAGGAGATGCCAAGGATTTATTCAATCAAGTTGAATCATTATCCTTTTTCGAGAGCAACAGGTAAGTGTTTTCCAAGCAACAATTTGTTATTTGAAGTTGTAGCTTCATGGAGATATTCCCCTTTTCGTATGTGCTGATATATTGGCGCCTCTAGCATTCAGCAATAATATTTAACTTTGATTTCTTATTTTGGTGTAGAATTTCCATTCCATTGATATTGTCACTTCCTGAAACAGTCCATTCATTGACCAAAAAAAGCCAGCTTAAGGTATGTAACTAAGTCAATGAATATAGAATCCTTAGTTCTCTAGTATTATAATGGTTTTTTCTAAGAGCATGGAATGTGATGAGATGTTGACAGCATACATTGGGCCTTTTGTCCCAATCATGGTTATTGAATCGAGATTCCAATCGTGaattgaaaaatctattttctaAATTGTGAATCTAATCTCTATGAATCGTAAGACGCATAATAAACAAATCTGATATTTATTAGTAAAACCAAGTgtcataagaaaaaaaaaacagcataACAACAACTAGTTAGCGAGCAAGTGGGGAtcagagagagggagagagagagcaTTATCTTTTGAACAAGACAAGGGGACCAAAAACAGAGGAGAATGAAGTAGAAAGGGTGCAAAATGCTATGTAGGCTGGAAGAGTTAAAAAACACATTGTGGGAGTGGGGACCAAAACTGCAGTGTGCAAGGgttatttgaaaaagaaataaatttaaaagaaTTAGCCTAGCAGGCCTTTTTGAAATTGGGTTGTGCAACATGTGTTGTTTCAAGGTTGCACCCGTAGTGAAAAGTGAACGAACGGGCAATTCAGGGATAAGTGACAATTCATAAGATCCACCACAATGAATTGATATTCCCGCTGAGATTCATTTACAAAATAGATACACATATTAATTTGTATAAAGTGAATTTAGTTTTTAAAATCCATATACCAGTCAATGTATTGTGAGATTATGATAATTAACGGTCAAACAATTTTAATCTTCTGTTGTAGTATCTCACATTATTAGATGTGCGATTGTGCAGCATTTCTTTTAGTTTTTACTGTTGAAAATATATCATATAACCGTAAAAAAATCAATCAGGTCAAGGTCAACACAGTTCTTGGTTCAGATGCGCCACCTCTGACAGTTAAGCTTGTCCGAGCTTTTAGCACTGGTGCAAAAAATTCAGCTATTATTGAAAGCAAGGTGAGTGATGATGATTCACTGGCTTTTTAGAGGGTTGTGAGTTGAGAATATTTTCTCTATAATACAATTGTTAAGTATACTGGGAATCTTTCTTATTTCTGGCACCTTTTATTTTTACATGCTGCAGGAGCTTCAGTATGACCAAAAAAGTGGATTTCATTTCTTGGATACCCTCCCAGAAAATGTTGATGTGGGAAcatatgtttttgttttggaGGTATTCCTGCCTGtaatttagttttatattttccacTAGTcggagacccgtgctgtcgcacgggtgcaTTTATTTGTGGTGTAGTATAATATCAACGATAAGAAAAAATGCGTCCAAGTATACTTGTTTCAACCTATTGGTTTTAATATTTTACCCTACTTTGTAGATTGTGCTACATGAGTCTGAAAGTGACAAAGTTTATGCTACTGGAGGCCAAATTCATGTGCCAATATATGTCACCGGCGTTATTAAAGTAGGCAGTGCAGAAATTGCAGTTTTGGACAGTGATGTAGGAAATGTTGAAACACATAAGACGTATGTTTCTATTTTTGTTTAGCATTCTATTTGTAAATTTTCTGCAGTGATATTTACTGTTTAGGATACTTTTGGTTTTTAATTAGTATGTCATATTGTCTTGATTTTCTTCATTATATTATATGTGTCATACAAACTTATATCTTAATGCTGTATTCCTGGTTGTAACTGCTTCACATATGTTTCAAATTTGTTCATTTACAACTTTCAGGCTAGATTTGGCTGGAAATGATGTTGCTTCACTCTCAGCTAACCACCTtcagaagttgaggctttctTTCCAATTGGAAACTCCTTATGGTCGTGTTTTCAAGCCTCATCAGGTTTGCAGTTGTTTCTTAATAACTTACGAATGAATGTCATTTCAATGCTCTatttttttaaaagctttttttttttgttgggcAGGCAATTTTAAAGTTGAAACATGAATCTAAGATTGAACACATTTTTTTGGTTGGAAATACTGGCAAGAAATTTGAGATCACATTTGTAAGTATCTCTTATTACATATCTCATTGTCTAGCTGTTAA is a window from the Vicia villosa cultivar HV-30 ecotype Madison, WI unplaced genomic scaffold, Vvil1.0 ctg.002484F_1_1, whole genome shotgun sequence genome containing:
- the LOC131638927 gene encoding dolichyl-diphosphooligosaccharide--protein glycosyltransferase subunit 2-like isoform X1, which codes for MATTAVGAAFLLLLLLPFCISISQPISDSHRSAASNIFNEISPSLEDAYEALRVFEILTIEKKPVVTKDTCKTVLENLGLSSSPLKDVFYALKVNGILKCKVDGAVFKDTASRLKATVHDASTLLDIYYSVGSLALIKDQASNVDVLLTDANGVFQSIKALSQTDGRWRYSSDNPESSTYAAGLALEALGGVITLASSEIDQSKVNIVKNGIVKLFDSIEKYDDGAFYFDEKSVRGSEHQGSLSTTSSVVRGVAAFATVTSGKINLPGDIILGLSKFFLGIGIPGDAKDLFNQVESLSFFESNRISIPLILSLPETVHSLTKKSQLKVKVNTVLGSDAPPLTVKLVRAFSTGAKNSAIIESKELQYDQKSGFHFLDTLPENVDVGTYVFVLEIVLHESESDKVYATGGQIHVPIYVTGVIKVGSAEIAVLDSDVGNVETHKTLDLAGNDVASLSANHLQKLRLSFQLETPYGRVFKPHQAILKLKHESKIEHIFLVGNTGKKFEITFDFLGLVEKLFYLSGKYDIELTVGDAVMENSFSRLLGHVELDLPEAPEKAARPPPPPVDPYSRYGPKAEINHIFRVPEKRPPQKLSLVFLGLILLPFIGFLVGLLRLGVNLKNFPGSTVPATFATLFHLGLAAVLLLYVLFWLKLDLFTTLKILGLLGAFTMFFGHRILSYLALTSSKLKSA
- the LOC131638927 gene encoding dolichyl-diphosphooligosaccharide--protein glycosyltransferase subunit 2-like isoform X2, coding for MATTAVGAAFLLLLLLPFCISISQPISDSHRSAASNIFNEISPSLEDAYEALRVFEILTIEKKPVVTKDTCKTVLENLGLSSSPLKDVFYALKVNGILKCKVDGAVFKDTASRLKATVHDASTLLDIYYSVGSLALIKASNVDVLLTDANGVFQSIKALSQTDGRWRYSSDNPESSTYAAGLALEALGGVITLASSEIDQSKVNIVKNGIVKLFDSIEKYDDGAFYFDEKSVRGSEHQGSLSTTSSVVRGVAAFATVTSGKINLPGDIILGLSKFFLGIGIPGDAKDLFNQVESLSFFESNRISIPLILSLPETVHSLTKKSQLKVKVNTVLGSDAPPLTVKLVRAFSTGAKNSAIIESKELQYDQKSGFHFLDTLPENVDVGTYVFVLEIVLHESESDKVYATGGQIHVPIYVTGVIKVGSAEIAVLDSDVGNVETHKTLDLAGNDVASLSANHLQKLRLSFQLETPYGRVFKPHQAILKLKHESKIEHIFLVGNTGKKFEITFDFLGLVEKLFYLSGKYDIELTVGDAVMENSFSRLLGHVELDLPEAPEKAARPPPPPVDPYSRYGPKAEINHIFRVPEKRPPQKLSLVFLGLILLPFIGFLVGLLRLGVNLKNFPGSTVPATFATLFHLGLAAVLLLYVLFWLKLDLFTTLKILGLLGAFTMFFGHRILSYLALTSSKLKSA